The proteins below come from a single Cyanobacterium stanieri LEGE 03274 genomic window:
- a CDS encoding alpha/beta fold hydrolase, producing MLNYQTWQWRGYNIGYQSYGKKEGTAVVLVHGFGANCGHWRKNMPVLGEDFNCYALDLIGFGASAKPEPDQDISYTFDTWAQQVADFCKEIVGSPVYLVGNSIGCVVIMQTAVDFPELVLGIAALNCSLRLLHESKRESLPWVRNVGATAMQKVLKNRAIGNFFFQQIAKPKVIRRILSQAYRRSDAITDDLIELIYQPSQDVGAAAVFLAFTGYSGGPLAEELLPILPCPAIILWGTEDPWEPIEMAKEWANFPTVKQFIPLEGLGHCPQDEAPEVVNPILKNWIIDSEKLQPVKV from the coding sequence ATGTTGAACTATCAAACATGGCAATGGCGAGGTTATAATATCGGCTACCAATCCTATGGCAAAAAAGAAGGCACTGCGGTGGTGTTAGTCCATGGCTTTGGTGCAAATTGCGGTCATTGGCGCAAAAATATGCCCGTCTTAGGAGAAGACTTTAATTGCTATGCCTTAGACTTAATAGGCTTTGGGGCATCCGCAAAACCAGAACCAGATCAAGACATTAGCTACACCTTCGACACATGGGCGCAACAGGTAGCAGATTTTTGTAAAGAAATTGTCGGTAGCCCCGTTTACTTAGTGGGTAACTCCATTGGTTGTGTGGTAATCATGCAAACCGCTGTAGATTTTCCCGAATTAGTGTTGGGTATTGCCGCCCTAAATTGTTCCCTCAGACTACTGCATGAGAGCAAAAGAGAATCCCTCCCTTGGGTGCGTAATGTGGGGGCTACCGCCATGCAAAAAGTCTTAAAAAATAGAGCTATCGGCAATTTTTTCTTTCAACAAATCGCCAAACCAAAAGTCATCCGCCGAATTTTATCCCAAGCCTATCGTCGCAGTGATGCCATTACCGATGATTTAATTGAGCTAATTTATCAACCCTCCCAAGACGTGGGTGCAGCGGCGGTATTTCTTGCTTTTACAGGCTATTCAGGAGGCCCACTAGCCGAGGAGCTATTACCGATTTTACCCTGCCCTGCTATTATTTTATGGGGTACTGAAGATCCATGGGAACCCATTGAAATGGCGAAGGAGTGGGCGAATTTTCCTACGGTGAAACAGTTTATTCCCTTGGAAGGTTTAGGGCATTGCCCCCAAGATGAAGCCCCAGAGGTGGTAAATCCTATTTTGAAAAATTGGATTATAGATAGCGAAAAATTGCAACCTGTAAAAGTTTAG